From Paenarthrobacter sp. A20:
GAAATTTCAATGCGGATCGCCTGTCCTTGAGCGTTGCGTGTCACTACGCCGCCTACGAGAACTCTATGGTTCCAATGCTCACGGAGAGACTCCGCGAGAGCCGGAGCGGCGTGGCCGGACACGGCACGTTCAGTTTGCCGGTCAAAAAGCCTGACACGAAGGAAGTTTCTACGCGGGGTTGAGCCCACGGTGTCGAGGACGCCAGATAGGGCACCGGGGGCCGTTTCTTTACCTTTGACAGCAGCGGTGGCATTATCCCGAACCACGTCCGAGAGCACAGCTACCTCACCGACCCGGCCGTTGTACGCCGCTACTGACACTTGGTCGTATGCCTCCCCACCCGTTGCTATGCGCTTAATGCGTTCCACAGTTTCAGGACTGTAAAGCTTTGGGATCTCGGCGCGTTCACCGAGGCTATTAACTCCCTCTACCAACGCGTCGATCGGGCGGCGCATGTCCGACAGATCCCGGGTGCGGGAGTTGCTCCGTGGTTCAAGTCGGATGATCGCATCGTTCGCCTGGTGCTGCAGGGACTCGATGATCCACGTTGGCCGCGACCCGCGATGCAGGTATAAACGGTCGATCTCACCGAGGGCAAGCACCACATCTTCCAATGTCTTTGTGAACCTGTGTACGGCAGCCCTTTCCCGGCCTTCCCTGAGGCGTAGTTCAAGACCTGTCGTTGACATAAACCCAACGTAGCGGATGGAACGGCGAGTTCTGTGAACGGCGTGCCGCAAATCCATTGTCCACGGATCGGATGACGGTTAGATATTTGTACAGCGACGTAACCAGTCGTCGCTGCGCCTGGACCCTGCGCCACCTTGCATAGAGTTCCCTCGCGATGCTTACCTTCGCCACATAAACGGCAGAAGAACGGCCTTCCGGCATTGGTCGAGGAAGTCCTTTCGACGGTGGCCAGACCCGTAATGTCCCCGGCGGTTCGAACCGCTGTAACAGCGTGAAAGGAAGACATCTGATGAAGATGTGTCGCCCCCACAATTGTCGGCACTGCGGGTCGTGTCGGCACTTGTGTTGCGCCCCGTTGTGCGTTCCGATTCCCGGCCGGGCACGGCGTCCTCATGCGCACGTTCATGGCCAAAAAAGAATTGTGGACAATGTCCACACTTTCCGCCCTGGACTGGCCCGTACAGCCGCCGGACTGGCCCGGATTCCGCATGTTTCCGCCACTTCCCAGCAATAACAAGGCCTGGAATCGCGTTCGAGTCCCACCTCGGGCACGGCATAACCCCTCGTCAGAGGGGTTTTTGCTTTTAAGTGTGGACAAATGTTGACAAGTCCCTCTGATTGGGAGTCCCGGCTTGTGCCTGGCCGCCGGGTGCGGCCTGTTCAGTTTGGGTGGGGGCGCGGGATCAGCGTCCTGGCGTGTGGGCGCTCCGCTGGCTCTGAGCTGGGGTCACTGGGTTCCTTCTTTCTGTTCTGTCCGATAGGTCCGGAGTGGCCTACACATCTTCATGGGCGGGGGGATTAGGTACGACATGACTTCGGGAGATTTCTGTTTCGCCGGGTTGAACCACGAGATTTCCGTTCCCTTCACGGCGCCGAAAGTGACTTTGTCGGGCCAAAGTGGGTGTGTACGTTGTGCACACTTAAGTCTGTTTTTTTCTGACCACGGTCTGCTCTCTTTCTTGCCGTCACGTGTTCATTCCGCCCGCCGGATTCGACGACATGACCAAGCGAAAACCCTGTTGTTGCGCCGGCCCGACGTATCTCTCGGTGAGCAGGTGCATTCTAGGGACGAGGGGCGGCAGGGCTGCGCTCTCTCGAGTGCGCGGACCGTCAGGATGAGGTCTATGATCTCGGATGTCTGTCGTCAGACAAAGGCTCAACGGGCCATAGCCTGAGACCTGACCTCGCAGGATCTGACGGCAGCAGCACAAATCAATTGCTGACATGCTTGTTACCTTCGCCGAAACGTACGAGCGGGGGTGTTCTTCGACGATGCCGAGGGTTTCCTGGACATGGATTTCGATGTGTTCTGGGAATTGGCCAGAGAGCTCAACCCGGAAGCCGGTTACTGGAAGTCGTAGAGATGACGTCCAACCAGATAGCCGTCCGTTCGCTGCTGGGCATCTGATCGATGGCCCCCATCGGCTGTACTTTTCCGTGTTCGCGCCTTGGGAGCGCTGTCCATATCGCGTCTTCCCGTGATACTTCGGAACAAGCGGTGCAGGGCGCCTTGAAAGGGCCCCTTCCACTCATCATCCGCAAAGCTTGAGAGCCGCGTCTATTACCGGAGAGAGGTCGATTTTGAGCCCGGAAACGTCAGGATTGGCGGCCCAGATTGGATCGATACCCGGGTAGCTGCCATGATCTTTGGCTGTTCCGTTGGCTGCATAGATCCTCCCATCCGGTGCTGTGACGGTTGCTACTTGCAGGTTACGGCCGGCGACTTTGATTCTTTCGCAGTGCGCGATGACATAGGGAACCGTCAACGGCCACTCATCACCAAAGGATGTGCTGATGAGTAGGCCAGGATCCTTGGCGAGGTCAGCCGGGACATCGACCTTGACCGGCTGTTTTGGTCCGGCCGCAACGTAGCCGGCGCATAGTCCGGACTGTGGTTTGCCGACGGTTTCTGCGGGGAAAGTGACCACGACATAGCCGGCGTTACCGCCTTTGTTGTCGATGCCACCTCCCGGCCGCCAGGTCCGGTCGACGCAGACTTCCGAGGCGTTGACGACTGTGCCTTTGAAAGTCATTCCCTTCCAGATCGGCGCGTCCGGGAGTTCATTCGCTGCAGCCGCTTCGGCTTTGGTCACCCGTTCGGCATCGGCCAGTGTCACGGCCGGAGAAGCAGACTGTGAAGACGGAGCGGACGAATCGTTATTCGTAGGAGGCGGAGTTGCAGGCGCGGCGCAGGCCGTCAGGACCATGAGTACGGCCACGTAACTCAATGATGATGAGTGTGTTTTCCCCATAGCGACAGCTTATGGATAACCCGTGCCTTTCCGGGGACACCGCCAGCCGGTATTTTGGCGGTACGGCGTTGCGCCGGATGGACGACAGTTCTCGTTTCACCTGCTGGTAGGTTCGGCTCATGACTGCAGAAGACGCTGCACTGCCACCTGGATGGCGGCTGGCCACATCGGCCCGAAGCAAGATGCCGCCGGGTTGGTCAACCAAGGGATTTACGGACGATCTTTTCTGGCCGGGTGATGATGTCCTTGCTTCGGCAGAGACAGCTGTTCTGCCGCCCGGGTGCGAAGACAGCGTTTGGATTCTCCACAACCAGTATGTGTGCCCAGCCGGTGTTGATCCTGGCTCTCTGGCGTGGGAGGAAATCCCTGACATCTACACTGTTGCTCCCCCGGTCGAATTCATCAGGTTCCGCTGGAGCGAGGTTGCCCGGATCAAGGGCGTTCCGTTGCGCGGAGCGTTCTGGGACGGACTGGAGGTTCCGCCCTGTTTCCGCTGGGAGGCGTTCCTTGGGTGGGACGAGGCAGCGCTCGTCCTGCCTGGTGCCTCGTTCGTGTATCAACCCAAAGATGCGACCATCGGCCAGATCGAGCTCGAAGAGCTCCTGCCCGTCTTGCAGGCTGCCACTACGTCGTACCGTCTGGAGGCAGTGTTCAGTGCTGTCGGCCGGGCCGAGGACGACATTGCTGGTCAGGTGATTGGTGCCGACGGTTACATGCACCGACGGGTCTTCTACTTCAATACCGGAGACTTGCTTCCTGCACTTCTACGACGCGACCCTCCCTACGAGACACCTGAGTTCTGGTGGCCTGAGGACCGATCATGGCTCGTGTGGACGGACTGGGATCTGCTGGGGTCCAAGGTCTTCGGCAGCAAGGAATTGATCGAGGCACTGCGGCGTCATCCGGAGCTTGAGGCGTTGGACTGGTTTCCTACGAGGACTACTTCCTGAAGGAACTGCTTCATCCTGGTGTGTTTTTGCTTCACGTCTGTGCCTTCGAGGGGAGAGGCATTTGACGACGTCGCGGTTTCCTGGTTTCACGGCCGGCGCGTGAAGACCAGCTTATCGACCTGATCGGGATCGCCGAGCCAGATGACCAGCCTTCGGTCCTTTCCGCGGCCCTCGGTGAATAATTCAAACCCGAAGGCACCGGCGGGAAACTTCGGGCTCATATGAACTGTCATCTCCCATGGTGTTCCCGAACTCTTTGCGACTTTCCATTCACCGGAATAGGAGAGCCTCGCAGTCCAGTCCAGATTCTTCGACGAGGGCCAGTCTGCGAACACTCCGCCCGGAGCGTCCGTCCAGTCAAAGGTCCCGTTGTCCCGGAAGGCGATGTCTGTGGCGTCGTCCTCATGTCGGCTACGCCACGTGCCGATGACCATGGAGGCCTGCAGCTCTTCCGGCGGCTGGAACGTAGGGAGGTAAAGAGCGCAGCCGCCCACTGGAATAACCGCTGCCAGTGCGCCAATTGTCTTCAGGGCCGCCCGCCTTGGGATCGTCGCACCAGCCGACTGCATTCCATCAGGACCGCGATGGTTCTCTCGTGCCGGATCGTTCACGCTCGCAACCTACCCGGGGGTGCCGGAAATGTCCGTTAGGCCCCGCCTGGAAGATCAGTAGCAGTTGCCGGTTCCAATCCTGCGATTTCACG
This genomic window contains:
- a CDS encoding DUF2511 domain-containing protein yields the protein MGKTHSSSLSYVAVLMVLTACAAPATPPPTNNDSSAPSSQSASPAVTLADAERVTKAEAAAANELPDAPIWKGMTFKGTVVNASEVCVDRTWRPGGGIDNKGGNAGYVVVTFPAETVGKPQSGLCAGYVAAGPKQPVKVDVPADLAKDPGLLISTSFGDEWPLTVPYVIAHCERIKVAGRNLQVATVTAPDGRIYAANGTAKDHGSYPGIDPIWAANPDVSGLKIDLSPVIDAALKLCG